Proteins encoded by one window of Mustelus asterias chromosome 9, sMusAst1.hap1.1, whole genome shotgun sequence:
- the LOC144499234 gene encoding putative G-protein coupled receptor 139, protein MQNLFYSIRKIYCLFLAVIGVTVNLVAIVILSRGKCGLSTCTTRYLVSMATADLLVIITADILYQINIYYFPVSFLYITPVCVITLILTSAATDCSVWFTVTFTFDRFVAICCKNLKTKYCTKKIATVVLATTSILLCLKNIPFYFAYEPGKIINNVPWFCFRKSSYYTEPGWMGFNVFDKILIPLLPFALILLLNALTVRHILVASRVREGLRGQDKGENHRDTEMESRKKSMILLFAISGSFILLWLTYVAEFLYYSIRGIDPKDYKHFEYIVKHVGIMLANLNCCTNTFIYGVTQSKFREQVKSAVKYPVTSIIQLINK, encoded by the exons ATGCAGAATCTCTTTTACAGTATCCGGAAAATATATTGCTTATTCCTTGCTGTCATCGGTGTTACTG TTAATTTAGTGGCAATTGTGATCCTGtcacggggaaagtgtggcctctccacttgCACCACCCGTTACCTGGTATCGATGGCAACAGCAGATCTACTGGTTATTATCACTGCAGACATACTGTATCAAATCAATATATATTATTTTCCAGTGTCTTTCCTGTATATCACCCCTGTATGCGTTATTACCCTTATCCTGACTagtgcagccacagactgttctgtctggttcaccgtgactttcacttttgatcgatttgtggccatttgctgcaagaatctgaaaacaaaatattgcaccaAGAAAATTGCGACTGTGGTTTTAGCAACAACCAGCATTCTGCTTTGTTTAAAAAATATCCCCTTCTACTTTGCATATGAACCTGGAAAGATAATCAACAATGTCCCATGGTTTTGTTTTAGAAAGTCAAGCTATTATACTGAGCCTGGATGGATGGGGTTTAACGTTTTTGATAAGATTTTAATCCCTTTGCTCCCATTCGCCTTAATTCTGTTGCTGAATGCTCTGACGGTCAGACACATTCTAGTGGCCAGTCGGGTTCGTGAGGGACTGAGGGGTCAGGACAAGGGTGAAAATCACAGAGATACCGAGATGGAAAGCAGAAAGAAGTCCATGATTTTGCTTTTTGCCATATCCGGCAGCTTCATCCTCCTGTGGTTGACATACGTGGCAGAATTTTTATATTACAGCATTAGAGGAATTGATCCCAAGGATTACAAACATTTTGAATATATTGTTAAACACGTTGGAATTATGCTGGCAAacctaaattgctgcacaaacacatttatttatggggTGACTCAGTCCAAGTTCAGAGAGCAGGTAAAGAGTGCAGTGAAATATCCAgttacatcaattattcaattaattaataaataa